The proteins below come from a single Afipia felis ATCC 53690 genomic window:
- a CDS encoding NAD-dependent epimerase, with amino-acid sequence MSKQTILVTGAAGFIGFHVSQRLLQGGHQVVGLDCVNDYYDPSLKEARLAILRNDPNFSFEKIDLADRPATRGIFERHRFPVVIHLAAQAGVRYSIDHPTAYIDANLQGFANVLEGCRHNGCEHLLFASSSSVYGANTKLPFSVHDNVDHPISLYAASKKANELMAHSYSHLYGLPTTGLRFFTVYGPWGRPDMAMFLFAKAITENKPIRLFNHGDMMRDFTYIDDVTEAVVRLAQRPATPNASWDAKRPDPATSRAPWRIYNIGNNQPEKLMDLVQVLEKELGRTARKELLPMQAGDVYATYADIDDLQREVDFHPSTPLADGVARFVAWYREYHRI; translated from the coding sequence ATGTCCAAGCAAACGATCCTCGTAACCGGTGCGGCCGGGTTCATCGGCTTCCATGTTTCGCAACGTCTGCTACAGGGCGGCCATCAGGTCGTCGGGCTCGACTGTGTGAACGATTATTACGACCCGAGCCTCAAGGAGGCCCGGCTCGCGATCCTGCGCAATGATCCGAACTTCTCCTTTGAAAAGATCGATCTGGCTGACCGGCCCGCGACCCGGGGCATATTCGAACGTCACCGTTTTCCGGTCGTGATCCACCTCGCCGCGCAGGCGGGGGTGCGTTACTCCATTGATCACCCGACGGCCTATATCGACGCCAATCTGCAGGGCTTCGCCAACGTGCTGGAAGGCTGCCGTCACAATGGCTGCGAGCATCTCCTGTTCGCGTCTTCGTCCTCGGTCTATGGCGCGAACACCAAGCTGCCGTTTTCCGTGCACGATAATGTCGATCACCCGATCAGTCTCTATGCCGCGAGCAAGAAGGCCAACGAGTTGATGGCGCATTCCTACAGCCATCTTTATGGATTGCCGACGACCGGCCTGCGCTTCTTCACCGTCTATGGCCCGTGGGGCCGTCCCGACATGGCGATGTTCCTGTTCGCGAAGGCGATCACGGAGAACAAGCCGATCCGCCTGTTCAACCACGGCGACATGATGCGGGACTTCACCTACATCGACGACGTCACGGAAGCGGTGGTGCGTCTTGCGCAACGTCCGGCCACGCCCAATGCATCCTGGGATGCGAAACGGCCCGATCCTGCGACGAGCCGAGCGCCATGGCGAATCTACAATATCGGCAACAACCAGCCCGAGAAGCTGATGGATCTCGTGCAGGTTCTCGAGAAGGAGCTCGGCCGCACCGCGCGCAAGGAATTGCTTCCGATGCAGGCGGGCGACGTCTACGCCACCTATGCCGATATAGACGATCTGCAGCGGGAGGTGGATTTCCATCCGTCCACGCCGCTGGCTGACGGTGTCGCGCGCTTTGTGGCATGGTATCGCGAATATCACCGAATTTGA